A single Garra rufa chromosome 9, GarRuf1.0, whole genome shotgun sequence DNA region contains:
- the erfl3 gene encoding ETS domain-containing transcription factor ERF — translation MKTPGDAGFAFPDWAYKPESSPGSRQIQLWHFILELLRKEEYHDVIAWQGDYGEFVIKDPDEVARLWGARKCKPQMNYDKLSRALRYYYNKRILHKTKGKRFTYKFNFNKLVLVNYPFIDMGSAGAAVPQSAPPVPTGPHFRFPPSTPSDMQVPEVLRSPSSEELRSPGMFSGRRIARGSVSDCSDGTSVNSEIEDGNGGTAEERVTERVAERGGGSGGGFRGAVHPRLSHEAMFRMYGGPGGHRGHRVSEVGGHRVHPEPLSPFTVSPLPGPGGPGLLAPPLSPALSMTPGSHLAYTPSPTLSPMPGSIFSFNPEDMQRYLQAHTQSVYNYHLSPRAFFHYPNIIVPQPQRPDKGLPGPQGCERGPAERPSVLNSHHSTLPPPHAHPIHHHLGEEQHHSPFKFKLQPPPLGRKQRDSQGRQSSLSSSSTSGLGSSLSFGSDLSSASGSGLVSNSSSTGSLNSAGLPKIKVEPISDIESEEEVEVTDISDEEADERDEEFDVFPAHYHKHRHHHHHHHLNHYPHNQKHQQPNGTDSAIHHDEDLEEEVFKAPAPPPFFLPPASSSGDSRRSVKTEPVEPADMQLASGGLQQANSQCIPLKLRFKRRWDQDQHMEEAEDKKVRGEERNGTLEESGSGEAESPPPLAHHRVSAELHRATAQLSLENKEC, via the exons GGTTTGCGTTCCCAGACTGGGCCTATAAGCCCGAGTCCAGTCCTGGCTCCAGACAGATCCAGCTGTGGCACTTTATCCTAGAGCTGCTGAGGAAGGAGGAGTATCATGATGTGATTGCCTGGCAGGGAGATTACGGGGAGTTTGTGATCAAAGACCCTGATGAGGTGGCAAGGCTGTGGGGCGCCCGCAAGTGCAAACCTCAGATGAACTACGACAAACTCAGCAGAGCTCTCAG GTATTATTACAACAAGAGAATTCTACATAAAACTAAAGGAAAACGCTTCACCTACAAGTTTAATTTCAACAAGCTGGTCCTGGTCAACTACCCTTTCATTGACATGGGGTCTGCAG GAGCGGCTGTTCCTCAAAGTGCTCCACCAGTGCCTACAGGTCCCCATTTCCGTTTCCCTCCATCAACTCCATCAGACATGCAGGTGCCTGAGGTGCTGCGGTCCCCTAGCAGCGAGGAACTGCGCAGTCCTGGGATGTTCAGCGGCCGCCGTATCGCCCGTGGGTCTGTCTCTGACTGCAGCGATGGAACTTCTGTCAACTCTGAAATCGAAGATGGGAACGGAGGCACGGCAGAGGAGAGAGTGACGGAAAGAGTGGCTGAGAGAGGAGGAGGCAGCGGAGGTGGTTTCCGAGGTGCCGTTCACCCTCGTCTGTCTCACGAGGCGATGTTCAGGATGTACGGTGGACCGGGAGGTCACAGAGGTCATCGAGTGTCAGAGGTTGGCGGACACAGGGTTCATCCCGAGCCTCTCTCGCCGTTCACCGTCTCGCCTCTACCCGGTCCGGGAGGTCCAGGCCTGTTGGCGCCACCTCTCTCGCCGGCGCTCTCCATGACCCCAGGCTCTCACCTGGCCTACACACCCTCCCCTACTCTGTCGCCCATGCCTGGCTCTATCTTCTCCTTCAATCCAGAGGACATGCAGCGCTACCTGCAGGCTCACACTCAGAGTGTCTACAATTACCACCTGAGCCCTCGTGCCTTCTTTCATTACCCAAACATCATTGTTCCTCAGCCTCAGCGCCCCGACAAAGGCTTGCCTGGACCCCAGGGCTGTGAACGCGGCCCTGCCGAGAGGCCTTCGGTGCTCAACAGCCATCACTCCACCCTTCCGCCACCTCACGCTCACCCGATTCACCATCACCTTGGGGAGGAGCAGCACCATTCTCCATTCAAGTTCAAGCTCCAGCCTCCCCCACTGGGCCGAAAACAGCGTGACAGTCAGGGTCGACAGAGCTCGCTGTCCTCCTCATCTACATCTGGACTGGGCTCTTCATTGTCATTTGGGAGTGACCTCAGTTCAGCCAGCGGATCAGGACTGGTGTCTAACTCCTCCTCAACTGGCTCGCTAAACAGCGCTGGGTTGCCCAAGATTAAG GTTGAGCCCATATCTGACATTGAATCCGAAGAGGAAGTCGAAGTGACTGACATCAGTGATGAAGAAGCCGATGAACGAGATGAAGAGTTTGACGTTTTCCCCGCTCACTACCACAAACaccgtcatcatcatcatcaccaccaTCTTAATCATTATCCCCACAACCAAAAGCACCAACAGCCCAACGGCACTGATTCTGCAATCCACCATGATGAGGACTTGGAGGAGGAGGTGTTCAAAGCCCCTGCCCCTCCACCCTTCTTCCTCCCTCCCGCCTCTTCCTCAGGTGACAGTCGCCGCAGTGTGAAAACCGAACCCGTGGAGCCTGCGGACATGCAGCTGGCCTCCGGCGGACTCCAGCAAGCCAACTCCCAGTGCATCCCACTGAAGCTCCGGTTCAAACGCCGCTGGGACCAAGACCAGCACATGGAAGAGGCGGAGGACAAGAAAGTGAGAGGAGAAGAGAGGAACGGGACGCTGGAGGAGAGCGGGAGCGGAGAAGCAGAGAGCCCACCTCCTCTCGCTCACCACAGAGTCAGCGCCGAGCTCCACCGAGCCACGGCGCAGCTGTCACTGGAGAACAAGGAGTGCTGA